The Chryseobacterium indicum genome includes a window with the following:
- a CDS encoding MarR family winged helix-turn-helix transcriptional regulator — protein MEYSLIKDIIGLLEEFEAENSGNVYSKDVEGFKTWIHDKESSKNQDKQNDPYWEGKENGRSPESAINTLLVHLNRYAKTYSKSAIADSEFSTQEEFIYLINLRSFGRMTKTELIKKNIQEKPAGMLIIARLLKQGWIEQTESDDDKRSKYISISEKGLLALDKQMEKIRNATNIVAGNLNYTEKMELIRILNKLDRFHHPIFSRNIDSKDLISTVYQEYAFKN, from the coding sequence ATGGAATATTCTTTGATTAAAGATATAATAGGATTATTAGAAGAATTTGAAGCTGAAAATTCGGGAAATGTATATTCTAAAGATGTTGAAGGATTCAAAACCTGGATACATGATAAAGAATCTTCTAAAAATCAGGATAAGCAGAATGATCCCTACTGGGAAGGAAAAGAAAATGGAAGAAGCCCAGAAAGTGCTATTAATACACTTTTGGTACATCTTAACAGATATGCAAAAACTTATTCTAAATCTGCAATCGCGGATTCCGAATTTTCTACGCAGGAAGAATTTATTTACCTTATCAATCTGAGATCTTTCGGAAGAATGACCAAAACAGAGCTGATTAAAAAAAATATTCAGGAAAAACCTGCGGGAATGCTCATTATTGCCAGATTATTAAAACAGGGATGGATCGAACAGACCGAATCTGATGATGATAAAAGAAGTAAATACATCAGCATTTCAGAAAAAGGGCTGCTTGCTCTTGACAAACAGATGGAAAAGATCCGAAACGCAACTAATATTGTTGCCGGAAACCTAAATTATACAGAAAAAATGGAACTTATACGTATTCTTAATAAACTTGACCGTTTTCACCATCCGATATTTTCCAGAAATATCGACAGCAAAGATCTTATCAGTACGGTTTATCAGGAATACGCATTTAAAAACTAA
- a CDS encoding low affinity iron permease family protein, with translation MKKNFFDRFADRSACFAESPEAFIGASVLVIIWAATGPFFKFSEVWQMVINTGTTIVTFLMVFLIQKAQNKDSKAIQIKLNELIKAHDKANNRIVDIEDLTEDELDELHKLYENSESFPREKRTILPETDDDAAKYFVAGLSLISILNLLNNL, from the coding sequence ATGAAAAAGAATTTTTTCGACCGGTTTGCAGATCGGTCTGCATGTTTTGCCGAAAGTCCAGAAGCCTTTATCGGAGCAAGTGTTTTAGTAATTATCTGGGCTGCAACGGGTCCGTTTTTTAAATTTTCGGAGGTCTGGCAAATGGTTATTAATACAGGAACCACAATTGTTACCTTCTTAATGGTTTTTCTTATCCAGAAAGCTCAGAATAAAGATTCAAAAGCCATCCAGATTAAACTTAATGAACTGATTAAAGCGCATGATAAGGCTAATAACAGAATTGTAGATATCGAAGATCTTACAGAAGATGAACTGGACGAACTTCATAAACTTTATGAAAATTCGGAAAGCTTCCCAAGAGAAAAGAGGACGATCCTGCCTGAGACGGACGATGATGCAGCTAAATATTTTGTTGCTGGTTTAAGCTTAATCAGTATTCTAAATCTATTAAACAATTTATGA
- a CDS encoding tetratricopeptide repeat protein — protein sequence MKLNKGLFFFIILFFSNFILGQKPKKQLDSLFNRLLVMRSEGKLKESLVLCKELISGYEQLKNEEKALKTYFIAANVSSNLYNTKESLAYLDIAAKKNEVLKDDDILTKINAEYGRNYKNLGFYNLALDYYQKAIDVAKKTNNKINLGYCYGLRSVVYEEQKEYAKMYSDLLKAHEINPTTYTASRLAKYFISLKKNTDSAKFYLDLGNKYNTLKKLTPFEISILDRNWGRYYLEKGDYKSAVSYLEKSLEISRKLKKPQDIKDTHKLLADVYKLMNQPAKAALSLEKYTVITDSLSTEKQKIQDFPIKKIIQEKEINTQKTYTKLYILIALTIILFLAIYSYTLKRHNARKKENIALLNTKEEENVQLQQKVNESFEDIIQLAKSNSPEFFTRFQEVYPEVINELLKIDPKLRVSELTLCAFIYLGFNTKDIAGYTYRTISTVRNRKHNLRTKLNIPAEETTELWFKNLGNRLY from the coding sequence ATGAAATTAAATAAAGGATTGTTTTTCTTCATTATTCTGTTTTTTTCAAATTTTATTTTGGGTCAGAAACCTAAAAAACAGCTTGATTCTCTTTTCAACCGTCTTCTGGTGATGCGTTCAGAAGGAAAACTGAAAGAATCTTTAGTTTTATGCAAAGAATTAATTTCAGGATATGAACAGCTGAAAAACGAAGAGAAAGCTTTAAAGACATACTTTATTGCAGCCAATGTATCCAGCAATCTTTACAATACAAAAGAAAGTCTTGCTTATCTGGATATTGCTGCAAAAAAAAATGAAGTATTGAAGGATGATGATATTCTTACAAAGATAAATGCCGAATATGGAAGGAATTATAAAAATTTAGGTTTTTATAATCTTGCTTTGGATTATTATCAGAAAGCAATTGATGTCGCAAAAAAAACCAACAATAAAATAAATCTGGGGTATTGCTACGGATTACGGTCTGTTGTTTACGAAGAACAGAAAGAGTATGCCAAAATGTATTCAGATCTTCTTAAAGCTCATGAAATAAATCCTACGACATACACTGCTTCAAGGCTCGCAAAATATTTCATTTCATTAAAAAAAAATACAGATTCTGCAAAGTTTTATCTTGATTTGGGAAATAAATACAATACTCTGAAGAAGCTTACACCATTCGAAATATCAATTTTAGACAGGAATTGGGGACGGTATTACTTAGAAAAAGGAGATTATAAAAGTGCAGTTTCTTATCTTGAAAAGTCGCTTGAGATTTCCAGAAAGCTAAAGAAACCTCAAGACATAAAAGATACCCACAAACTTTTGGCAGATGTTTATAAGCTGATGAATCAGCCCGCTAAAGCTGCTCTAAGTTTAGAAAAATATACTGTAATTACCGACAGTCTTTCCACCGAAAAACAAAAAATACAGGATTTCCCTATTAAAAAAATTATTCAGGAAAAAGAAATCAATACCCAGAAAACTTATACTAAATTATATATCCTTATAGCTTTAACTATTATTTTATTTCTAGCTATTTACAGTTATACTTTAAAAAGGCACAATGCCCGAAAAAAAGAAAACATTGCGTTACTGAACACAAAAGAAGAAGAAAATGTACAGCTACAGCAAAAAGTAAATGAATCTTTTGAAGATATTATCCAGCTTGCTAAAAGTAACAGTCCTGAATTTTTCACCCGCTTTCAGGAAGTATATCCTGAAGTAATCAATGAACTCCTGAAGATAGATCCCAAATTAAGAGTATCAGAACTTACATTATGTGCGTTCATTTATCTTGGCTTTAATACAAAAGACATCGCAGGTTATACTTATAGAACCATTAGTACTGTTCGAAACAGAAAGCACAATCTGAGAACAAAACTGAATATTCCAGCAGAAGAAACTACAGAATTGTGGTTCAAAAATCTCGGAAACAGATTGTACTGA
- a CDS encoding DUF11 domain-containing protein, which produces MKFFTIFYRKYQKFSFALFLILFSINSLKAATYDVNNNGDGTGSSTLRTLRYCITQANTNPGADIITFSGLGTGTHTITLTSSLPDITGQVSIQGYTAASAAQGPLGPSSSRSIRIQINGNDITTHMFAFVGGSDGSSISGLAMYNTKGACIFVPANINGLHIWGNYFGLLGNGSVGPTPADTRLESSVLFIGSTSVAATISNLIIGTNGDGGSNGGTNDANEGNVIANTYRDAVAGGSVNGIFFYGDVGLTLNNSKVAGNYFGLLPDGTTVSPIGQNVPAAEGCPISFIGTVGTNVTIGTDANGISDAAERNIISGSTIYGIQMESASGINIAGNYIGTDYTGTAAKPNATRDGFYPAINIQQRAGLFAPNNIVVGFDDRIHTAVDAPFVRNVISGNGGRAVVAATLAGATLATRTNNIVVAGNYIGVDATGNTALPNGTFGTALTFSTGAGVSLNSVTNCRIGTDSDGVEDASERNIISGNLNGAGVYLASNNFAVSNNIVAGNYIGVGANGTTALGNGNAGVYINSNGNGANNNIIGSNDDNTRDDIEANIIANNGYKSGATIRGGVMITNSSSVAANASNNNRISRNVFYNNTGLPIDLASWNGTANDYGVSPNDGVTTANQPNLLLDYPVITAYSITSATTLDVSGYISICNGNESTAGATIAGNKTIQFYKVADDGDQNGAITGGVCTRVTSHGEGVQYLGSITGVANAFNNQTLTFVSGAAFSSGDKLVAIAIDANGNTSEFGAAAIIADLAVTKTVNSPTAGVGSNVIFTITASNVGPDSASNVVVNDILPSGYTFVSATTSAGTWTAPNWTIGNLTNGANATLTITATVKAGGNYANTATISGTSTQADPVSANNSSTATVDPDSDGDGIPDSTDVDDDNDGILDTAECSGSTILNSTFPTTGGNTDTVPDWTVDGTYGGTWGSGTGRVNLNTNGLEFRRDAGTTTTLSRNLSNVFGTTFINLNNLYWFRTTQGNNTGGFTFTVSYAGTVYATISSATVNNTTSPVVTANNGASVNIASLPLVTSNSTKSANSNLIIALPNSTPVSGDLVFTFVANSDGSQVRDLGMGSVVINSCSDTDGDGIPDYLDLDSDADGCSDAGEGGADIANSELVTAGGSLSGGSTTINQNLCASATCVSTTGINIGLPQFSSLPTGYSNATGQSIGSSQNAMVKGCICYEDPTLVAGQTYPVKQGITVLGRAGGSNTSWPMIRNSAYTALEAKTKGFVITRNSSPETTIAIPVVGMMVFDTDENAGAGCMKIYTGAGAGEGWKCFSSQGCP; this is translated from the coding sequence ATGAAATTCTTTACAATTTTTTATAGAAAATATCAAAAATTCAGCTTTGCTCTATTTTTGATACTATTCTCTATTAACAGTTTAAAAGCCGCGACTTATGATGTAAATAACAATGGAGACGGAACTGGTTCTTCAACATTAAGAACCTTAAGATACTGCATTACACAAGCTAATACAAATCCCGGAGCTGATATTATTACGTTTAGCGGGCTAGGAACCGGGACTCATACAATTACTTTAACATCATCTTTACCTGACATTACAGGACAAGTAAGTATTCAGGGATATACGGCTGCCTCTGCAGCTCAAGGTCCTTTAGGGCCATCAAGCAGTCGCAGTATCAGAATTCAGATTAATGGAAATGATATTACGACACATATGTTTGCATTTGTTGGAGGATCAGACGGATCTTCCATCAGTGGTTTGGCAATGTATAATACCAAAGGAGCTTGTATTTTCGTACCGGCGAATATCAACGGATTGCATATTTGGGGTAACTATTTCGGATTACTTGGGAACGGCAGTGTTGGTCCTACTCCAGCTGACACCAGATTAGAATCATCTGTTTTATTCATAGGCTCGACTTCTGTAGCCGCAACTATTTCCAATCTAATTATCGGAACTAACGGTGATGGAGGATCAAATGGTGGTACAAATGACGCCAATGAAGGCAATGTTATTGCCAATACTTATCGTGATGCTGTTGCTGGCGGTAGTGTTAACGGAATATTTTTTTATGGAGATGTGGGTTTAACACTAAACAACAGCAAAGTAGCAGGTAACTATTTCGGACTTTTACCAGATGGCACAACGGTTTCACCAATCGGGCAAAATGTACCTGCTGCAGAAGGATGCCCAATTTCATTTATTGGTACAGTAGGAACCAATGTAACAATAGGAACTGATGCTAATGGTATATCTGATGCAGCGGAAAGAAATATTATTTCCGGAAGCACTATTTATGGGATTCAAATGGAAAGTGCAAGCGGAATCAACATTGCAGGCAACTATATAGGAACCGATTATACAGGTACAGCGGCAAAGCCGAATGCCACTAGAGATGGCTTTTATCCAGCAATTAATATTCAGCAAAGAGCCGGATTATTTGCACCTAATAATATTGTCGTAGGTTTCGATGACAGAATTCATACTGCTGTTGATGCCCCGTTTGTAAGAAATGTAATTTCTGGTAATGGCGGCAGAGCTGTTGTTGCTGCTACTCTTGCAGGTGCAACTTTAGCTACAAGAACAAATAATATTGTCGTCGCAGGTAATTATATAGGAGTTGATGCCACAGGAAACACAGCATTACCAAACGGAACATTCGGTACAGCACTAACTTTTAGTACCGGAGCCGGAGTAAGCTTAAATAGTGTTACAAATTGTAGGATAGGAACCGACAGTGATGGTGTTGAAGATGCGTCCGAACGAAATATAATTTCCGGAAATCTTAACGGAGCCGGAGTTTATTTAGCATCCAATAACTTTGCGGTAAGTAATAATATTGTTGCAGGAAATTATATAGGTGTAGGAGCAAACGGAACAACCGCTTTAGGAAACGGAAATGCAGGAGTGTATATAAACTCAAATGGAAATGGGGCTAACAATAATATTATAGGATCTAATGATGATAACACAAGGGATGATATTGAAGCTAATATTATTGCCAATAATGGATATAAATCCGGAGCAACGATACGTGGCGGTGTGATGATTACCAATAGCAGTAGTGTCGCTGCCAATGCATCCAACAACAACAGGATTTCGAGAAATGTTTTTTATAATAATACGGGGTTACCTATAGATCTGGCAAGTTGGAACGGAACTGCGAATGATTATGGCGTATCACCCAATGATGGTGTAACAACAGCCAATCAGCCTAATTTATTACTGGATTATCCTGTAATTACTGCTTATAGCATTACATCCGCTACAACTCTGGATGTTTCAGGATATATAAGCATTTGTAATGGAAATGAATCTACAGCAGGAGCTACCATTGCAGGAAATAAAACCATTCAGTTTTATAAAGTTGCTGATGATGGCGACCAAAATGGAGCAATTACAGGTGGAGTCTGTACCAGAGTAACCAGTCACGGTGAGGGAGTTCAATATTTAGGAAGCATTACAGGAGTAGCAAATGCTTTTAATAATCAGACGTTAACGTTTGTTTCAGGAGCTGCATTTTCATCAGGTGATAAATTAGTAGCAATAGCTATAGATGCTAATGGAAATACTTCAGAATTTGGAGCTGCAGCGATAATTGCAGATTTAGCCGTAACAAAAACGGTAAACAGTCCAACAGCAGGAGTAGGAAGCAATGTAATCTTTACCATTACCGCAAGTAATGTAGGTCCTGATTCCGCAAGTAATGTTGTAGTAAATGATATTTTACCTTCCGGTTATACTTTCGTAAGTGCCACAACTTCTGCAGGAACATGGACAGCTCCGAACTGGACTATTGGAAACCTAACAAACGGAGCCAATGCAACACTTACCATTACAGCAACTGTAAAAGCAGGAGGAAACTATGCTAACACGGCTACAATTAGCGGAACATCTACACAGGCTGATCCTGTTTCCGCAAACAATTCTTCAACAGCAACAGTAGATCCAGATTCGGATGGAGACGGAATTCCAGACAGTACCGATGTAGACGATGATAACGATGGAATTCTGGATACGGCAGAATGCAGCGGAAGCACCATTCTTAATAGTACTTTTCCAACTACAGGTGGTAATACAGATACAGTACCTGACTGGACTGTTGATGGTACATATGGTGGTACTTGGGGTTCAGGTACGGGAAGAGTCAATCTTAACACCAATGGTCTTGAATTTAGAAGAGATGCAGGAACAACAACTACTTTATCAAGAAACCTATCCAATGTTTTCGGTACTACTTTTATCAATCTAAACAATTTATATTGGTTTAGAACCACACAAGGTAATAATACAGGAGGTTTTACCTTCACCGTTTCGTATGCAGGAACAGTTTACGCAACAATTTCATCCGCTACTGTTAATAATACAACATCACCTGTAGTTACAGCTAATAACGGAGCATCTGTAAATATAGCTTCCCTTCCGTTAGTAACATCAAACTCTACAAAATCTGCGAATAGTAATCTTATTATTGCTTTACCAAACAGTACTCCCGTTTCAGGGGATTTGGTATTTACTTTTGTAGCTAACAGTGACGGTTCCCAGGTAAGAGATCTCGGAATGGGATCTGTAGTAATAAACTCATGCAGTGATACTGATGGCGACGGTATTCCGGATTATTTAGATTTGGACTCAGATGCAGACGGCTGCTCGGATGCAGGCGAAGGAGGAGCTGATATTGCCAATTCTGAACTGGTAACTGCAGGAGGATCACTCAGCGGAGGCAGCACAACCATAAACCAAAATCTCTGTGCTTCTGCAACATGTGTAAGCACAACAGGAATTAATATTGGTCTTCCGCAATTTTCATCATTGCCTACAGGATATAGCAATGCAACGGGACAAAGCATAGGAAGTTCTCAGAATGCAATGGTAAAAGGATGTATTTGCTATGAAGATCCGACTTTAGTAGCGGGACAAACTTATCCCGTAAAGCAGGGAATTACAGTTTTGGGCAGAGCCGGAGGAAGCAATACAAGCTGGCCGATGATCAGAAATTCAGCGTATACCGCACTAGAAGCCAAAACAAAAGGTTTCGTCATTACAAGAAACTCCAGTCCGGAAACTACGATTGCTATTCCGGTTGTGGGAATGATGGTTTTCGATACTGACGAAAATGCAGGGGCAGGATGTATGAAAATTTACACAGGAGCCGGCGCAGGCGAAGGCTGGAAATGCTTCAGCTCGCAAGGCTGTCCTTAA
- a CDS encoding helix-turn-helix domain-containing protein — translation MKELQPNYKLIFSDILEKKYPEKRKECERILRKKLLSSFDIINLNTIIFGKEVQAEDENQRHKSYKKSDIKKIIEYQKKYNLNNVETCTQFKISRNTIYKWKKLYEKKNLT, via the coding sequence ATGAAAGAACTTCAGCCTAATTATAAACTTATATTTTCAGATATTCTGGAGAAAAAATATCCCGAAAAACGTAAAGAATGTGAAAGAATTCTCAGAAAAAAATTATTGTCCAGTTTTGATATCATCAACCTCAACACAATTATTTTCGGTAAAGAAGTTCAGGCAGAAGATGAAAATCAAAGGCACAAATCCTACAAGAAATCTGACATAAAAAAAATTATAGAATACCAGAAAAAGTATAATCTGAATAATGTAGAAACCTGCACTCAATTTAAGATAAGCCGAAACACTATTTATAAATGGAAAAAGCTTTACGAAAAAAAGAATTTGACCTAA